In Caloramator sp. E03, the sequence TTCTCAACAACAAGCAAACCTTTCTTTTCAAACATCCAGCTAACACAGCCTGTTGCTCCAAGATTTCCTCCATGCTTTTCAAGAAGATGTCTAACATCACTTGCTGTTCTATTTCTATTATCAGTAAGTGCTTCAATAATCATTGCAACTCCTGATGGACCATAACCTTCATATACTATTTCTTCATAGTTTTCTGCATCTCCTTCACCAGATGCCTTCTTTATTATCCTCATTATAGTATCCATAGGCATATTGTTTGATTTTGCCTTTGCAATACAGTCACTAAGCTTAGAATTTGACTCCGGATTGGGTCCGCCTTCCTTTACAGCAACAGTAAGTTCTCTTCCAAGCTTTGTAAATATCTTTCCTCTCGCAGCATCAGCTTTACTCTTCTTTGCTTGTATATTATGCCATTTTGAATGACCTGACATTTTATATTCCTCCTAACCTTTTTAAATACCATATTAAATATGATAATATAAAAGATTCTATACTTTTCATTTAAAAATATTAACACAATAAATTTATCAATGCAATATAATACATAGAAAAAGCCGCGTTAAGCGGCCTTTTTTACTTTAATATTGAATTTAAATCCTTTACAAGGGAGTCAACATCTATTCCATGAGCTAGAGCACCCTGCTCTAAGTTTTCAAATCTTGCTGCCATTCATCCAAAACAGCTCATGCCATATTTTACGAAAACATCAACAGTTTGAGGATATTTTGATACTATTTCTGTTATGCTCATATCCTTTGTTATCATAAAAATACCTCCTAAATTTTATGTCAAATAGATAATATCTATTTATTATTATTTAACTATTATAATATCAAATAGAATTTAATAGGTCAACAAAAAAACAAAAATAAACCCCTATGTATTAAAAACATAGGGGTTTATAATAACACATTTTATGTATTACTTCACAATGTTTATTTTTTTATTTTTGCATTTAAATCCTCAACAAGCTTGTTAACATCTATTCCGTGTGCCATAGCACCCTGCTCTAAATTCTCAAACCTTGCTGCCATACAGCCAATACATCCCATTCCGTAAGATGCAAAAACTTCCACAGTTTCAGGATATTTTGATACAATATCAGTTATAGGCATATCTTTAGTTATCATAGTACACCTCCAAATTATATAAACAATTTACTTTAGATTATGATATACTAATTAATAGTATGTATCAATTGTTATAGATATTTTCTATAGTATGTTTTAAATGCATAATAATGTAGAGGAAGGTCGATATGAAAAATATATCATGGGATGATATATCTAAACTTTCTGATTCAGAAATTACATATCTTCTTTATCTGGAAGGTAAAAGCATAGATGTTATATGTAAGATTAGAAATTTAGAAAAATCAAAAGTTGAAAAACAAATAATTGAATGTAAAATAAAATATAGAATATTTGAAAATTCAAAGTCAGAAAAAGATATAATAACAAAGCTCAAAAAATGTTTTAAAAGCGAACGCTTATCGATTATAGAACTGCTCCAAAAAGAAGATAAAGAAAATCTTGAAAATTATGTTATTAATAACCTTTTTAATTGTTCAAAGGAGGACTGCTCATTTTATATATGGTTATTGGGAGAGCTTAAAAGTAAAAGAGCTGTTCTACCAATATGCGCTTTTTTAAAAAGTAACGATGGAAATATAAAAAGGATTTGCTGTTCTGCCCTTGGGAAAATAGGAGATGTTTCTGCAGAAGATGCCTTAATTTCATGTTTAAATGATGAAAAACCTCAAGTAGTACAGTATGCAATAAAATCCCTTGGAAAAATTAAAAGCAAAAAGGCTCTTCCATACTTGAATAAAATTATAAATACTAAAAATCAAAAAGAATATATTATAAATTCAGCTATTTTTTCTATTAAAGAAATAATAAAGGGTGATAAGATTGACTAAACAGTTTTATACAGTCTTAAATAAAGTTGAAGTATCCTTTGAAGAAAAAAAATCTATTTTTATATGCAATATTAAAAGAGTTGAAAATGAAGATGATGCTTTAAAATTTATAAATGAAATCAAAGACAAATACAAAGATGCAACTCATAACGTTTATGCGTACATTACAAACAATGGCATATCAATGAGATATTCCGATGATGGTGAACCGCAAGGAACTGCTGGTCCTCCCGTACTTGAAGTTTTAAAGAGGGAAAAATTAAACGATGTTGCAGCTGTTGTTACAAGATATTTTGGAGGCACACTGCTTGGGGCCTCTGGTCTTATTAGAGCCTATAGCACATCTTGTAAAATGGGAATAGATGCAGCTAAAAAAGTAATGCGTAAGGAAGGCTGTATATTTGAAATGACATTTGACTATGATAAATATGGTAAGATTCAAAACTATCTTCAAAGGAAAAACGTAATAATAAACAATTCCGAGTTCCTTGAAAAAGTAAAGTTAAATATTACTTGTTTTAAAGATGATTTTGATAAAATCCGCTATGATATGATTGAATTTATGAATGGGAATGATATATGTAACTTAAAATATGATATAATGTGTTATGTAGATTCTGATAACAAAATAATGGAGGTATAATATGGATATATCTGAGTTTAAGAATAAAAAAGTATGGGCTGTAGTCGGAAACATACACAATAAAGATAAATTTGCTTATAAAATATATAAATTCCTTAAAGATAAAGGCTATACTGTATATCCTGTTGATCCAACTGGTAAAAATGTTGACGGTGAAAAGACTTATACATCATTACTTGAGCTTCCTGAAGTACCAGAATCCGTTAATATGGTTATAAACCCTGTAAAAGGAATTGAATATTTAAACCAAATACATCAACTTGATATAAAATACCTTTGGTTTCAACCTGGAGCTGAAAGCATGGAGCTTGTTGAAAGAGCATTAGCAAACAATATAAATGTAGTTTATAATAAATGTGTTCTTATTGAATTTTAGTAACAAAATAAGCCCACAATGATATTTTTTATGTGGGCCTATTTTTAATTCTCTTTTATAAGCTCAATTAAGTTCAAAAGCTGTTTTACCATTTTTTTGTACAACAAAACATCTTCCAAGATAAAAGTCATTTTCGTCTTCAGGATAAGTGCTATAGAATATAAGATCATTATCAACTTCATATATATAAAGAAGTTGACCTTTTGCAATCTCATAATTTTTCTTACCATTCAAATCAGTGTTATACAATCCAGTTCTATCAACGCTATCTATATAATAGATATTGCCGTTTACTTTAAAGCTTGCAGCCTTAACACCAATAATACTTTTTTCCTTTGTGTCTATTTTCATTTTATATATTTTCATATCATCATCTGCATTAGTATAATAAATATATTCATTGCTTATATCAAAATTTCCAATCCATTCATATCCCGTATCCTTTAAAATTCTGTTATTTACTATTTTCTTTCCATCTTTATATAAGCATAAGTCCTTTTCATTTATATAAAATACAGAAGAATTTACAACTTTAAAATCATATATTCCTCCAGATACTACCTTGCATTTATTTGTCCCGTCAATTTTTATTTTGTATATTCCATCTCTTTGAAGAAAATAAATATAGTTATTATATAATATTTTTTTGAAGGAGTTAAAATACATTTGGCATATTTCTCTCTCCCTATAGGTTAGCTTCATTTCCTTTCCATCTATACTAATCTTAAAAAAATTAAACCCAGAAAAATAATATATATAACCATTTAATAAATAAAATCCATCAGAAATATCTAAACTTCTTTTAGCAATGCAAATCTTTCCTGTACCATCCCTATTTATCCTATATAATCTGTTTTTATCGCTTTCATTTATATAATAAATAAATTTACCATCCATAATCATCCCAGATAGGAGCATACCATCAGTAAAAACCCTATCTTTAGTTATTTGCTTTTTATCCTTTCCATCAACTCTAACCTTATATATTAATCCATCATTTTCACTAACATAATAAATGTATCCTTCATTCACAAAGTACATCTTTGGCATTAGAAGTTTTGTTTCATTATAATTTTTTGATATCATAGTTTTTGCCAAAGTATTAAAATTCAGATAGACTGAAATAATTATAATTAAAAAAAACCCAACCTTTTTACCCATACCAATTACCTCATCAAATGTATTTTTCTTTTTAATTATATTCTTTAATGAGTAAAATATTCCTTCAATTTTTAGTAAGCCAATCGTACACAAAATTACAATATATATTTACACAACTTTCCAATTACATACTTATACTAATATTTTTCTCCCCCATATCTTAAGTTGAATTTTAAAATCTGATATAAAAAATTATATTTTAATAACATTTTTTATAAATAAAAAAAAGCCGACAAATACCGGCTAAATACTATATTCAACAGCTTTTCTATTTTTATAGTATACTGGAGTTAATTTTAAATCCTTTATCATTTTCAAAGCTTCATTTAAATTCTTTTCTATATCAATAGCTTTATGACTGTCTGATCCAATAGTTACTATCTTTCCTCCAAGTTCTTTAAACCTTTTATATATATTATAAAGATTTTCATAAGCTACTTTATCCTCAAGCCTTCTTGTATTTATCTCTATTGATATATCTCTTTGAGCCACTATTTTTAAAATTTCGTCAATAAAATCTTTATAGTCGTCATAATAAATCTCTTTATCTTCAAATCTGCCGTATCTTGCTATATAATCTATATGTCCAAGGCAGTCAATAAAATCATAGATTTTAATGTTTTCAAGCATACACAGGAAATATTCTTCATAAGCCTCCTTTTTATTTTTTCCAACATAATATTCATCATAAAAAGGATCAAATCCATTTACAACATGAAGAGAACCTAATACATAGTCAAAAGGACTATTGAGGGCTATTTTCTTATTCTCATTTTTATAATCTTTTGTCATTCCTATTTCAATTCCAAGAAGGAGTCTGTCATTTCTATATTTTTCATACTCATTAAAATACTCTTTAACATCAAAGGTAAATCTTCCATCTTCACACAATCCTAAATCCATGTGATCTGTTATAATAACTCCTAATTTTTTTTCATTTAATACTTCAATTGCTTCATTTATACCCATATTACAATCACTAGAAAAGCTCGTATGAACATGACAATTAAACATATATATAACCTCCAAATTCCCGTACTATAAATAAAGTATACAGCAATGCTTTATATATGTAAAATTATTCTTTCTAAAAATATAAAATTAAGAATAATATATCCCTTATGAAAAATACTATAAATGTAAAATTATTTTGGAGGTGATTATATGGCCAATCAAATTAACCGTAGTATAGGCTGTAATGTTACAGAATGTAAATATCATGCTCAAAACGAACCATACTGTTCACTTACAAGAATTGAAGTTACTCATCATGAAGAACCTGCAAGAAGAAAAGAAAGTACAGATTGTCACAGCTTTGAACCAAAGTAATTAATAAAGAACCGGCTCTACCGGTTCTTTATTAATTTAAATAAAAGCTATTTGTTTTGTTTAGGCTTTAAAATTTTAATGCTGCATTTTGAAATTAATCCTTTAAACTCTGCTATTATTTCAACAATTGTATCCTCATTTACAGTTTTTGCAGTAAAGGTTCCATTGTCAATTTTTCCATATTTCTCATTTACTTTGAAATTTATAAGGCTATTATCTATATCATAAGCATTTCCATAAAGGTCATAGCCAATTACTGACAATACTGTACTTGTTCCTGGTGTTACATTTAACAATTTAGAGCTTAAAGAAATTCCTGAAGGAACTACATCCTTTTGATCTACTACCATAATCCTCATCGTGGTACTTTTACCTAAAACACTTAAGCTTATATTTGCTGTACCGGGTTTTAAAGTAGTTATTTTCCCGAACTGGTCTACTGATACTACCGATGGATTATCAGATACCCAATTTGAATCCATCTCTCTAAAAGCTGTTAATGGTATTATATAATCACAGCTTAGCAAAGTAAAATCTCCATACATATTTAGCTGTTTCTTTGTTCCAACAGGAAGAATTATCTGCCCTGTTTTATCCTTTAAAGAATCTAATATTGATATACTCTGAACTATTGGTACAACCTTTTTATATACACTACTGCCAGCTACATTGAATTTTGTATAGGATAAAAATCCTCCATTGGCAGGGCTTACATATCTCTTATTTCCTCCGTTACCATCGACTGTGTAGACAACTCCTCCAACACTCCAACTCTTAAAGGCATGTAAATGCCCAAATACTACATTTATATTTTTTGAAGGATTTTTTTTCTTATAATCGCTTAATATACTTTCAAGCTTTGCCGCATCACCTGCAACCATCTGATGACCTGTATTAAAATAATCCTTTGTTGGAACGTGTGTATATATAAATATGTTCGTCTTATTCGTTTTATTAAGAACCCTTTGAAGATAGTCAAATTGCATAGAATCAGATGCTGTAATGCTCTGCCCAATTGCGCTGTTTAAAGAAATAAACAGTGAATTACCAAATTCAAAACTATAGGTTGGTGATCCAAAGTATTTTATATAATTATTAAGATTTCCAGACATAGCTTCATGGTTACCTGCATTAAACATTATTGGCTTATTTTTGATAATTGAAACCTCATTTTGTGCGTCTTTCCATTCTTCTTCAGAATCTGTATCAACAAGATCGCCATTTTGTATAATAAGCTCTGAATTATCATTATTTATAATATTATAAAGTTCATAAGCATACCCATCATCATGGCTATCAGAAATAAAGGATACAGTAAAATTATTAGGATTTAAAGGGCCTTTAATTGGTTCAACTGTAAACTTTACTACATTTTGTTCTGAAGTATTACCTGCTTTATCCTTTGCATATATAACTAATCTATGTTCTCCCTTTGTGAGATTTTCAGTAAGTGCATACCCCCATCCTGAACTACTATCATAATAAGTAGACAATCTCTTATCATCTAAATAAACAAATATATCAGAATTATTAACTCCAGAACGGTTATCCTTTATATTAAAACTTATTCTTGGAGTTACTGTTTTTATAATTGAGCTATCAAGTGGAGTTATGTTGGTAATTGTAGGGCTTTCAATATCCTTATCAAGATCAACAATAAACGTCCTTTTAAAAATTGGATTGTTTTTGTTTGAAAGCTTATCAGAAGCCTCAACCTCAAAAGTATGAGTTCCCTTTGATAAGTATTTTGCATTATAAGTCAAAACACCTGTTGACTCATTGAAAATTGCTGAAACTACCTTTCCATCTAGTCTTGCTACTATTGAATTTTTATTAATCCCCGATTTATCCTTTATAGTTACTGATATTGTTGTGCTACTGCTATATACACTGCCACTTGGTTTAAAATCATAAAACTCAGGTCCTTTGAAATCTTCATTATCAGTATATGTAAATCTTATATCATCAAAATATACTGTACCTTTATAATTTAAATTTTTATCACATTCTACCATATAAAAATAGTTTAGGGATATTGGTAGAGGCATATCTGATGGTATATCTGCATCAACATACTTCCAACCAGTCCAGTTGATTCTTTGGACAATATCAATTGTTCTGCTATTTGATTCTCCATCAGTTAAAACAACCCTAAGCCATGGTGCATGGCCATCTCCATAAACCCACATTCCTATTTTTTTAGGTCTTACATAAGTAGTATAAAGTGAATTAATATCATTTCCATTTTTATCTTGAAAGGTAGGTCTTATATTAATTGTCCCATTATATTGTTTTGTCCAATTTTTGTAATCATAGCTTACCTTTAAGCTGTACTTTCCATTTTTTGATACCTGTGATGTGATTGTACCTGTCCCTCCAACATATCCATCAACAGTATAACGTTTTAAATCAGCATGTTCAAAATTATCTATAACTGTAGAATCCTGCCCAACAATAATCTGAATTGTTGCTTTAAGACCTCCTGCTTCAGCTGTTACAGTACCGTTTCCTTTCTTAGCTTTTACTGTTAAAAGTCCATTTGAATCAATAGTACCAATATCACCTGAAATACTCCATTTAGCAGTTGAATTACTAATTATAACAGGTATCTCTCCATCACATTTTGCACTTAGATTAAACTGTTTTTTTGCGCCAGCTTGAAGCAGTATCGGACCACTTTCTGTAAAGCTTAATGCATCAAGATTTTCAACAACGTTAACATTTGCTTTTCCAACTGCATTTTTTAATGTCGCTATAACACTTCCATTTGCAGTTTTTGAGCCTGCCTTAAAATTGCCATTAGAATCTATTTGCCCTATACCACCCTCCGTTGTCCATGTTATGTTGATTTTTGTTAAGTTTACAGGATTGATATTAGTATCTACTCCCTTTAAATTGAATTTAAATGTCGAATTTTTATATATAGTAATATCCTTGTCTACTACTATATCCCCTGCTTCATAGGTTTTAGAACTTTTGCTTACAAAAAGAATACCATTAGTAATTGCTCTTTCTCTGCCATCTGAGGGCTTGTTTACAACATCAATAAAATCATTCCCATACAGCCTTACGTTCATCTGAGTTGAACCGCCACCATCTAAAGCTGCAGCTACAACTGCTCCCATATTTAGCATGACATTTGCCATCTCAGTAAATGTTATTCCATCACTAATTCCCGCAGAAGGCTTACCATAATCAACAGTAACAGCAATAACCTTTTTATCCTTTGTAATTCCTATGGCACTCCTTGCTTTTCTTGAGGTTACATGGGAGTATGCTGCCCCATTTTTAACCATTTCATCAACAGTTAATGCCCTTCCATCCTTTACAATATAGGCATAGGTTCCAACAGCCTCTACTATTCCCTTTTTATTAAAATCAAATTTTATTTTAATCTTGTCCCCTTCTTTTACATGGGATTTAACCCAATCAAACTTAGTTCCATTACTTGCAATTATAATACCATCATCTGGAATTTTAATGTTTTTACTTCCTATTCCCAATGATTCAACAACACCTTCATATTCTACTCCAAGCTTAATAGGTCCTTTTATTCCTCTAACAATCGTAAGTGCTCCATTTGATGCATAGCTTGAAAAATCTATTTTCTTATATTCATTTATCTGTGAAGTCAAAACTATAATATTATCCTTAAAGCTTTCCCTGTTTATATTATATATATCTACAGTTTCTCCGCCTGCAGTTAATTTTCCTTCCATATATATATTTTCAATAAATGGGCTTTTGTTGCTATCTATTCCAAATACAGGATATATCTTTTCCTCACTCCTTGCAAAATATCCTGCAAGAAGTGCACCTTCCTTTATCTGTGGGCCTGTACTTACACCAGTTGTCATACTAAACATATCTGCATTAATACCAGCAACAACGTTATTACCTTTAAATATCTCCCTTTGTATCTGCTGGCTTAATGTGTCGTATTTATTTACTACATCCTTTGCCTTTGAGAATATCATATCTACATCATTATCATTTAAATCTGCCGTAATTATATTCATTCTCTGCTTTATATTATTTGTTGTATATATCTGCTTCTCAATATATGTAATACCCTTTGCAATTGGTTTATTATAAAGTTCAATCTCAACACCTGGTGCAGCTTTAACCTCCTTTATATTTCCATTAAAAATTCCTGCTACAAAAAGCAGGCTTGTAAATAATGAAATAAATCTTTTTTTCTTTGCCATTTCATCACCTCTCCCAATTAATTTCTTAAACATTTACAAAATATTCTTAAATACCTTTTTTAATTAAGACGGTAAATATTTATTCATAGTTCCAAAAAATAAGGGCATAAATTTGCCCTATTCAAATACATTAATTATATTATTAAATATATCTTTGTTTTCTTTAATTTTAGTTTCACTTCCAAGAACGCATATATATTCATGTTTCATAACATCATGAACTAATCTATCAAAGCTTTTTATATCTGCTACAGTAGTATCTAATACTTCATTTCTTTCCTTTTGTAAATCTTCATAAGTTAAATGAGTTATATAATTAATATCTGCTCTTTCTGCTTTTCCAGAAGGAGTTAGAGGATAATCTAATCTTCCTATTGTTCCTATAATATACTTTGTCATCTCCCTTTTATCTGCATCAAAATTATTTAAATATTGAAAACTACTATTGTATACATTTAAAGTTTCTTTAAGGTTAGGATCACGGTATGATACAAACACAAAATTACCTGACCTATCAAACCTCATAAAGCCTCCATAAGCTCCACCTTGTACCCTTACTCTATTCCATAGATAATCCCCTGATAATATAGTTCGCAATACCTGCATTCTTCCAGTATATCTATATCCTTCTTTTATAAAATTATATCCTTTTGCAACATACTGAACATTACCAGGAGTTAAAAGCCCTTCATTTTTAGGTTCTAATTCAAATTCATATTCAACTGGTTTAAATTCTTTGTTTCCAATATAATTTAAAATCTTACCTATATTTTCTTTAAATATGCTATAATCCTTTTCTTCACATGTAACGCTAATAATAAGATTTCCTTTATTAAATATAATATCTGATGCTTTTTTAAGGTTTGATATAATTACATCCGACATAGAATCAAAGTTTTTCTCAATATCTACAATGAACTTATAATAGCTTAATCCAGAAAGCTTTTCTAAGTACGCTCCTACTTTTGAAAAATAGGACATTACCCTCATAGATGCTATAATATGTCCTCCGTCAAATATTCTCATCTCGGATCTTGATTTAATTTCCTGGATTATTTCTTTTAGTCTTTTTTTATCATTAAAATCAGTCTTCCCAGCTATTTCTCCTACAAATTCAACAAGTTTTGGTATTTTATCAGAAAGAGCCTTAGATTTTACAATAA encodes:
- a CDS encoding YebC/PmpR family DNA-binding transcriptional regulator — translated: MSGHSKWHNIQAKKSKADAARGKIFTKLGRELTVAVKEGGPNPESNSKLSDCIAKAKSNNMPMDTIMRIIKKASGEGDAENYEEIVYEGYGPSGVAMIIEALTDNRNRTASDVRHLLEKHGGNLGATGCVSWMFEKKGLLVVEKKDSIDEDELMMMALDAGAEDFSSEDETYEIITAPSDFSVVRSALESNGIEFLSAEISMIPNNTVELNNESATKLEKLIDLLEDNDDVQNVWHNANFPEGWGEE
- a CDS encoding DUF1858 domain-containing protein, with protein sequence MITKDMSITEIVSKYPQTVDVFVKYGMSCFGUMAARFENLEQGALAHGIDVDSLVKDLNSILK
- a CDS encoding DUF1858 domain-containing protein — protein: MITKDMPITDIVSKYPETVEVFASYGMGCIGCMAARFENLEQGAMAHGIDVNKLVEDLNAKIKK
- a CDS encoding HEAT repeat domain-containing protein, encoding MKNISWDDISKLSDSEITYLLYLEGKSIDVICKIRNLEKSKVEKQIIECKIKYRIFENSKSEKDIITKLKKCFKSERLSIIELLQKEDKENLENYVINNLFNCSKEDCSFYIWLLGELKSKRAVLPICAFLKSNDGNIKRICCSALGKIGDVSAEDALISCLNDEKPQVVQYAIKSLGKIKSKKALPYLNKIINTKNQKEYIINSAIFSIKEIIKGDKID
- a CDS encoding YigZ family protein, which produces MTKQFYTVLNKVEVSFEEKKSIFICNIKRVENEDDALKFINEIKDKYKDATHNVYAYITNNGISMRYSDDGEPQGTAGPPVLEVLKREKLNDVAAVVTRYFGGTLLGASGLIRAYSTSCKMGIDAAKKVMRKEGCIFEMTFDYDKYGKIQNYLQRKNVIINNSEFLEKVKLNITCFKDDFDKIRYDMIEFMNGNDICNLKYDIMCYVDSDNKIMEV
- a CDS encoding CoA-binding protein; its protein translation is MDISEFKNKKVWAVVGNIHNKDKFAYKIYKFLKDKGYTVYPVDPTGKNVDGEKTYTSLLELPEVPESVNMVINPVKGIEYLNQIHQLDIKYLWFQPGAESMELVERALANNINVVYNKCVLIEF
- a CDS encoding DUF5050 domain-containing protein, whose product is MGKKVGFFLIIIISVYLNFNTLAKTMISKNYNETKLLMPKMYFVNEGYIYYVSENDGLIYKVRVDGKDKKQITKDRVFTDGMLLSGMIMDGKFIYYINESDKNRLYRINRDGTGKICIAKRSLDISDGFYLLNGYIYYFSGFNFFKISIDGKEMKLTYREREICQMYFNSFKKILYNNYIYFLQRDGIYKIKIDGTNKCKVVSGGIYDFKVVNSSVFYINEKDLCLYKDGKKIVNNRILKDTGYEWIGNFDISNEYIYYTNADDDMKIYKMKIDTKEKSIIGVKAASFKVNGNIYYIDSVDRTGLYNTDLNGKKNYEIAKGQLLYIYEVDNDLIFYSTYPEDENDFYLGRCFVVQKNGKTAFELN
- a CDS encoding histidinol phosphate phosphatase yields the protein MFNCHVHTSFSSDCNMGINEAIEVLNEKKLGVIITDHMDLGLCEDGRFTFDVKEYFNEYEKYRNDRLLLGIEIGMTKDYKNENKKIALNSPFDYVLGSLHVVNGFDPFYDEYYVGKNKKEAYEEYFLCMLENIKIYDFIDCLGHIDYIARYGRFEDKEIYYDDYKDFIDEILKIVAQRDISIEINTRRLEDKVAYENLYNIYKRFKELGGKIVTIGSDSHKAIDIEKNLNEALKMIKDLKLTPVYYKNRKAVEYSI
- a CDS encoding DUF1540 domain-containing protein, giving the protein MANQINRSIGCNVTECKYHAQNEPYCSLTRIEVTHHEEPARRKESTDCHSFEPK
- a CDS encoding phosphodiester glycosidase family protein, which codes for MAKKKRFISLFTSLLFVAGIFNGNIKEVKAAPGVEIELYNKPIAKGITYIEKQIYTTNNIKQRMNIITADLNDNDVDMIFSKAKDVVNKYDTLSQQIQREIFKGNNVVAGINADMFSMTTGVSTGPQIKEGALLAGYFARSEEKIYPVFGIDSNKSPFIENIYMEGKLTAGGETVDIYNINRESFKDNIIVLTSQINEYKKIDFSSYASNGALTIVRGIKGPIKLGVEYEGVVESLGIGSKNIKIPDDGIIIASNGTKFDWVKSHVKEGDKIKIKFDFNKKGIVEAVGTYAYIVKDGRALTVDEMVKNGAAYSHVTSRKARSAIGITKDKKVIAVTVDYGKPSAGISDGITFTEMANVMLNMGAVVAAALDGGGSTQMNVRLYGNDFIDVVNKPSDGRERAITNGILFVSKSSKTYEAGDIVVDKDITIYKNSTFKFNLKGVDTNINPVNLTKINITWTTEGGIGQIDSNGNFKAGSKTANGSVIATLKNAVGKANVNVVENLDALSFTESGPILLQAGAKKQFNLSAKCDGEIPVIISNSTAKWSISGDIGTIDSNGLLTVKAKKGNGTVTAEAGGLKATIQIIVGQDSTVIDNFEHADLKRYTVDGYVGGTGTITSQVSKNGKYSLKVSYDYKNWTKQYNGTINIRPTFQDKNGNDINSLYTTYVRPKKIGMWVYGDGHAPWLRVVLTDGESNSRTIDIVQRINWTGWKYVDADIPSDMPLPISLNYFYMVECDKNLNYKGTVYFDDIRFTYTDNEDFKGPEFYDFKPSGSVYSSSTTISVTIKDKSGINKNSIVARLDGKVVSAIFNESTGVLTYNAKYLSKGTHTFEVEASDKLSNKNNPIFKRTFIVDLDKDIESPTITNITPLDSSIIKTVTPRISFNIKDNRSGVNNSDIFVYLDDKRLSTYYDSSSGWGYALTENLTKGEHRLVIYAKDKAGNTSEQNVVKFTVEPIKGPLNPNNFTVSFISDSHDDGYAYELYNIINNDNSELIIQNGDLVDTDSEEEWKDAQNEVSIIKNKPIMFNAGNHEAMSGNLNNYIKYFGSPTYSFEFGNSLFISLNSAIGQSITASDSMQFDYLQRVLNKTNKTNIFIYTHVPTKDYFNTGHQMVAGDAAKLESILSDYKKKNPSKNINVVFGHLHAFKSWSVGGVVYTVDGNGGNKRYVSPANGGFLSYTKFNVAGSSVYKKVVPIVQSISILDSLKDKTGQIILPVGTKKQLNMYGDFTLLSCDYIIPLTAFREMDSNWVSDNPSVVSVDQFGKITTLKPGTANISLSVLGKSTTMRIMVVDQKDVVPSGISLSSKLLNVTPGTSTVLSVIGYDLYGNAYDIDNSLINFKVNEKYGKIDNGTFTAKTVNEDTIVEIIAEFKGLISKCSIKILKPKQNK